Proteins from one Lewinella sp. 4G2 genomic window:
- a CDS encoding DMT family transporter, with protein MRQNIQPINPSDQPRVNPFLQILIAMMFIGTSGVFGRFVPLEAIVAVWWRAAIGGALLIAFCLYKGYSFRMEDRRQFGVVVLSGVLMTAHWVTYFYALKLSSVAIGMLAIFTYPAMTTLLEPIVLKKPFVPRHLLLAALVIGGVYLLAPSFSFADGATVGLALGMLSAFIYSFRNLLVKTEIAKLQGTVVMAYQTVIATVLVAPVWFYFDAVPTTESIPFLIGLGLLTTAVGHTLFLACFRFFSVSTVSLLSCVQPVYGILLGVLFFGEYPNASAIGGGALILSAVAVEALSVRKQLGADAGAE; from the coding sequence TTGCGGCAAAATATTCAGCCTATCAACCCGTCGGACCAACCCCGCGTCAATCCATTCCTCCAGATCCTCATTGCGATGATGTTCATCGGCACGAGCGGTGTGTTTGGTCGTTTCGTTCCCCTGGAGGCCATCGTTGCGGTGTGGTGGCGGGCAGCTATTGGCGGTGCGCTGTTGATCGCCTTCTGCCTGTACAAAGGGTATTCTTTCCGGATGGAGGACCGGCGGCAATTCGGGGTGGTCGTGCTCTCCGGCGTGCTGATGACAGCCCACTGGGTAACCTATTTCTATGCGCTCAAACTATCCAGCGTAGCCATCGGGATGCTGGCCATCTTTACCTATCCGGCTATGACAACTTTGCTGGAACCAATCGTATTGAAGAAGCCCTTCGTGCCCCGTCACCTATTATTAGCCGCCCTGGTGATTGGTGGGGTATATCTGCTGGCGCCCAGTTTTAGCTTTGCGGATGGCGCCACCGTCGGCCTCGCTCTCGGGATGCTCTCTGCCTTCATCTACTCCTTCCGCAATCTGCTCGTCAAGACCGAGATCGCTAAGCTGCAGGGCACCGTCGTGATGGCCTACCAAACCGTCATCGCCACCGTACTCGTTGCCCCGGTGTGGTTTTATTTCGATGCTGTGCCTACTACCGAATCCATCCCCTTCCTCATCGGCCTCGGTCTGTTGACGACCGCCGTTGGCCACACCCTCTTCCTGGCTTGTTTCCGCTTCTTCAGTGTCAGCACGGTCAGTCTCCTCAGTTGCGTACAGCCGGTGTACGGCATTCTGTTGGGGGTGCTCTTCTTCGGTGAATATCCCAACGCATCCGCCATCGGTGGGGGCGCATTAATTCTTTCCGCCGTTGCCGTAGAAGCGCTGTCCGTACGCAAACAGTTGGGCGCTGACGCAGGTGCGGAGTGA